Proteins encoded in a region of the Flammeovirga yaeyamensis genome:
- a CDS encoding S8 family serine peptidase, giving the protein MMKTAVGVFSMLAVSAGIEVSAQSTPQPVVYQNGMAKGVVRVKFAEDVSPQLQSFGANSNGISTLGISTFDVTAKRFSASNMRRVFPYNPKTEHKLIKHGLHLWYEMEVDSESDLRAVTNAFASIQEVEFAEPMLEKKLVDGDYSARTITFEEAKAMTTQQSTSDFNDPMLDKQWHYNNTQQRAGWVEGADIRLFDAWEKTTGSSNVVVAVHDEGIDVEHEDLVSNMWINEGEIPGNGIDDDGNGYVDDVYGYSFSNRTGDIPAQVHGTHVGGTVAATSNNGIGVAGVAGGDGSGNGARLMTLQILGGQYGDVAPSYVYAADNGAVISQNSWGYTSPGTYEQVVLDAIDYFIEEAGDFEGSPMKGGIVIFAAGNDDYDGPMWPGYYEKTLTVAATGPTWEKAWYSNYGDWIHISAPGGDRTFGGEEAIVLSTLPSNGYGYLDGTSMACPHVSGVAALVVSHLGGPSYTADILWNQLINSTNDIEQYNESYVGKLGYGQIDAAKALIKNEGIGPEAIVDLMSDAASDNFISLKWSTPNDEDDGYPASYVIYYSEEEITADNYISAMTSTQRAENVPSNTSEIDGLEANKMYYFMIKSFDRWGNESGLSNIISASTNNGPTVVIPSTSVDFMLEGTNLMETQTVMMNNEGEGLLRWESSVNQGTYFYDWQSYTTFPQVGNPSQRVANVRTVTAPSIQKFSMEEDELAEYENSQYTYSNWFHPIYNIGEEDLSLSNTSAVAYLIGQKEGFNLTDAEIFINELTVGPVEVEVYQGPNLSTAKLVTSATIDWGLDYQKTHYVQFDQQVFFPQNSVVWLLVKTKAGNKYPLSMSMAANGLEDVADMYQWMSFDDGDTWVPLHTAIEATGYAFTQSLVSKNASFGEVVKISPMSGEIAPGESVEVTVDADAMGLINGDYKFYSNIESNDRENERYTLPVNVKVRGRLPEIKSMAIVEFGSVILGFEKEVSVDLSNYGYGNFGVSSIDISDPQFTVSSQPYTINARSRSELILNFKPTMAGNANAEVKITSSTGIEHTFSLFAVVGEPAEIEVAPLEQTIAMAKGDGGNGEVTITNNGAYPLTYVMPTYSDNIPEGTHKFGYSWTKFEDIDASNFVSIKEADGAFNIAQKFVDDPSKNWEMIKMNFDFPFYGEYQSEMYVSHAGVVALDNTSNFNSSANMGNEYLPYGFISALHFSNIDLGIRGGIWIKHYDDKTVVEYNDVQMSWWPGGATFQIVMFATGDIEILYNDMSQVDSWDINGIFVGIEEPAKEDGVLVYENRWSDPLPSLFENQNQNVRVRFYYPGSKIITNLSSAEGVIGVGQSETITFDIDDSQLIEGQNVQNIAVASNDPNLPISHFKVIVYVMGGTAADIELSTTDVDYQGKLLGGNYLHLLALSNVGDKSTDIVSASLTDGTHFSVDFEQMTLNPRSGRQMNVYFNPTIAGEFTDVLTLMDSDGKEYVINLKGTGLNPPAIDLDVTPHVYNLKHGESTEFEITVHNTDGLVDLDILPRHASWLSIVEDEAQVTNVPEFDYTWRTNQKQLQGFDDPEAPSFEWYDIISEENRITHFETEDEHWWEQYDLPWPVKFYGKEYNEIYVAFAGVVALSKPHNLYDGIFNTDLPLDDGINNIASSIWMLGATNPTDASEIKGIFMHADEEKVVITHSRYQHNFAFFGGFVTCQTVFFRDGTVKMQYKVENQNGVDGWSNMTTIGLENEDGTSAAKVAYGAAIIKDRLVVEYVPAHKMTIAAGTSKTLKFKVDASELMDGTYNTNLTFQNITPGKEEISIPVQVNVEGEVIFGADDVDFGEVVAGAGVTNTEYFQFKNTGSKDVTINSFKLNDDTQSVVELKEVVDGFWGPETYWTDINMLWNFPMTVHPGDALEFRAMLTATTSGNINDVLTAVDVDGMEHNVNIIANGYEPSKFSWDGTDKEFTSLDPQYKDEFMVTVSNEGGKSMLDYTLEIDFNRDGSEMEAPEGGDIMSFGATSSTMHNFSTMSVANEDDFHSILKYTDEVVPTTAVGYGGDAMTIATAFVAPSEGFNLSHVETFYRPFGKDNGNIKVNILAGGSINSATEVYENVFPTETLGTDSEGDYQVFDLGEEITFFPGEKFFVVFTYDQGVEYPQGIVVEDPNISSTFYIYTDEGFVDITTDASWSGLRWVNKAMAKNPIKGTWIEIDSEGGQLDLNATASFKVSLDASYAFKADNFASVKAYTNDPSQPEVEFLVTLRKNASPSFIDPVSTIDMDVLTEQTIEFEATDREDHAIVYGIETSSDAITAEEVEGKYRVTIAPKYSDGEMIKFYVTATDELDGISTHEVIVNVNLINRAPMYIGEEVMEMKVGENFTYATDEFFMDEDGDLMTFEIAAQNHGIAVATMAGEDFFMAGISIGTTEVAVMATDANGESTIQTIEVNIVGIEEEEDITSIDQDVLVSEVKNFPNPVITETTISFLLKEQGDVSIAIYNMNGGLVERLNAGTLSSGVQNVEYNATKLNTGMYIYAIMVDNQFVGYNKLIKQ; this is encoded by the coding sequence ATGATGAAGACTGCTGTAGGCGTCTTTTCTATGTTGGCAGTTTCTGCCGGTATAGAAGTGTCGGCACAGTCTACCCCTCAACCTGTGGTGTACCAAAACGGTATGGCCAAGGGTGTTGTTCGCGTGAAATTTGCAGAGGATGTATCACCTCAACTTCAATCTTTCGGAGCGAATAGTAACGGAATCTCTACTTTAGGGATCTCAACTTTTGATGTTACAGCTAAACGTTTTAGTGCATCAAATATGAGAAGAGTATTCCCATACAATCCTAAAACAGAACACAAGCTTATCAAACATGGTTTGCACTTATGGTATGAAATGGAAGTTGATTCTGAGTCAGATTTAAGAGCGGTAACTAATGCATTTGCTTCTATTCAAGAAGTTGAATTTGCAGAGCCAATGTTAGAAAAGAAGCTTGTTGATGGTGATTATTCGGCAAGAACCATCACTTTCGAAGAGGCAAAGGCAATGACTACTCAACAGTCGACTTCTGATTTTAATGATCCAATGTTGGACAAACAATGGCATTATAACAATACACAGCAAAGAGCAGGTTGGGTAGAAGGTGCAGATATTCGTTTATTTGATGCTTGGGAAAAAACAACTGGTTCGTCTAATGTTGTAGTTGCTGTACATGATGAAGGTATCGATGTGGAGCACGAGGATCTTGTGTCAAACATGTGGATAAATGAAGGGGAAATACCAGGTAATGGTATAGACGACGATGGTAACGGATACGTAGATGACGTATATGGTTATTCGTTCTCTAATAGAACGGGAGATATTCCTGCTCAAGTTCACGGTACTCACGTAGGTGGTACAGTTGCAGCTACTAGTAATAATGGTATAGGTGTTGCCGGTGTCGCAGGTGGTGATGGATCTGGAAATGGAGCTCGATTAATGACACTTCAAATCTTAGGCGGACAGTATGGAGATGTTGCCCCTTCATATGTTTATGCTGCTGATAACGGAGCCGTTATTTCTCAAAACTCATGGGGATATACTTCACCTGGTACATATGAACAAGTAGTGCTTGATGCCATTGATTATTTCATTGAAGAAGCAGGTGATTTTGAAGGATCTCCAATGAAAGGAGGTATTGTTATTTTTGCGGCAGGTAATGATGATTATGATGGTCCAATGTGGCCTGGTTACTATGAAAAAACACTTACTGTAGCAGCTACAGGTCCAACATGGGAAAAAGCCTGGTACTCAAACTATGGTGATTGGATTCATATTTCAGCACCTGGTGGAGATAGAACTTTTGGAGGAGAAGAAGCTATTGTTTTGAGTACTTTACCTTCGAATGGTTACGGTTATTTGGATGGAACATCAATGGCTTGTCCACACGTTTCTGGTGTTGCAGCTTTAGTAGTTTCACATTTGGGAGGACCGTCTTATACGGCTGATATACTTTGGAACCAATTAATTAATTCAACTAATGATATTGAACAATATAACGAGAGTTATGTTGGGAAATTAGGATATGGCCAAATTGATGCAGCAAAAGCGTTAATCAAAAATGAAGGTATTGGTCCTGAAGCAATTGTCGATTTAATGTCTGATGCAGCATCAGATAATTTTATCTCTTTAAAATGGAGTACTCCTAATGATGAAGACGATGGTTACCCTGCATCTTATGTCATTTACTACTCTGAAGAAGAGATTACTGCTGATAATTATATATCAGCAATGACATCTACTCAAAGAGCAGAAAATGTACCATCAAATACTTCAGAAATAGATGGTTTAGAAGCCAATAAAATGTATTACTTCATGATCAAATCATTTGATAGGTGGGGCAATGAATCGGGGTTGTCTAATATCATTTCAGCTTCAACAAATAACGGTCCTACAGTAGTGATTCCATCTACATCAGTTGATTTTATGTTAGAAGGAACTAACCTTATGGAGACACAAACAGTAATGATGAACAACGAAGGTGAAGGCCTTTTACGTTGGGAATCATCTGTAAATCAAGGTACTTATTTCTATGATTGGCAATCGTATACAACTTTCCCTCAAGTAGGTAATCCATCTCAAAGAGTGGCCAATGTAAGGACGGTAACAGCACCTTCTATTCAGAAATTCTCAATGGAAGAAGATGAATTAGCAGAGTATGAAAATTCTCAATATACTTACTCTAATTGGTTCCATCCAATATACAATATTGGTGAAGAAGATCTTTCTTTATCGAATACTTCAGCAGTAGCTTACTTAATTGGTCAGAAAGAAGGCTTTAACTTAACTGATGCTGAAATTTTTATCAACGAGTTAACTGTTGGTCCAGTGGAGGTTGAAGTATATCAAGGACCCAATTTATCTACGGCTAAATTAGTAACATCAGCTACAATTGATTGGGGGCTTGATTACCAAAAAACACATTATGTTCAATTTGATCAACAAGTATTCTTCCCTCAAAATAGTGTTGTTTGGTTGTTAGTAAAAACAAAAGCTGGTAATAAATATCCATTGTCAATGTCAATGGCAGCAAATGGTTTAGAAGATGTTGCAGATATGTATCAGTGGATGAGTTTTGATGATGGAGATACTTGGGTGCCTTTACATACAGCAATTGAAGCAACAGGCTATGCTTTTACTCAATCACTTGTTTCTAAAAATGCTTCTTTTGGTGAAGTTGTGAAAATTTCGCCAATGTCAGGTGAAATTGCTCCAGGTGAGTCTGTAGAAGTTACTGTAGATGCTGATGCCATGGGATTGATCAATGGTGATTATAAATTCTATTCAAACATCGAGTCAAACGATAGAGAAAACGAAAGATATACTTTACCAGTGAACGTTAAAGTTAGAGGTAGACTTCCTGAAATAAAATCTATGGCAATCGTAGAATTTGGAAGTGTAATTTTAGGTTTTGAGAAAGAAGTATCGGTTGACTTATCAAACTATGGTTACGGTAATTTTGGTGTGAGTTCTATTGATATTTCTGATCCTCAATTTACAGTATCTAGCCAACCTTACACTATTAATGCAAGATCTAGAAGTGAGTTGATTTTAAACTTTAAGCCTACAATGGCAGGTAATGCTAATGCAGAAGTTAAGATTACTTCAAGTACTGGAATTGAGCATACTTTCTCTTTATTTGCAGTGGTAGGCGAACCTGCTGAAATAGAAGTTGCTCCACTTGAGCAAACTATTGCAATGGCCAAGGGTGACGGTGGAAACGGTGAAGTGACAATTACAAATAATGGTGCATACCCTCTTACTTATGTGATGCCAACTTATTCTGATAACATTCCAGAAGGGACGCATAAGTTTGGTTACTCTTGGACGAAGTTTGAAGATATAGATGCATCTAATTTTGTATCTATTAAAGAGGCTGATGGAGCCTTTAACATAGCTCAGAAGTTTGTTGATGATCCTAGTAAAAACTGGGAAATGATCAAAATGAATTTTGATTTCCCATTCTATGGTGAGTATCAAAGTGAAATGTATGTTTCTCATGCCGGTGTTGTCGCTTTAGATAATACATCTAATTTTAACAGTTCGGCAAATATGGGGAATGAATATTTACCTTATGGTTTTATTTCAGCTTTGCATTTCTCAAATATTGACTTAGGTATTAGAGGTGGAATTTGGATCAAGCATTATGATGATAAAACGGTTGTTGAATACAACGATGTACAAATGTCATGGTGGCCTGGAGGAGCAACTTTCCAAATAGTTATGTTCGCCACAGGTGATATCGAAATTCTTTATAATGATATGTCACAAGTGGATTCATGGGATATTAATGGCATTTTCGTAGGTATCGAAGAACCAGCAAAAGAAGATGGTGTTCTTGTTTATGAAAACAGATGGAGTGATCCTTTACCATCACTTTTTGAAAATCAAAATCAAAATGTGAGAGTAAGATTCTACTATCCAGGTTCTAAAATCATCACTAACCTATCATCTGCTGAAGGGGTTATTGGTGTAGGACAATCGGAAACAATCACTTTTGATATCGATGATTCACAATTAATTGAGGGTCAGAATGTTCAGAATATTGCCGTTGCTAGCAATGATCCTAATTTGCCAATTTCTCACTTTAAAGTGATTGTTTATGTAATGGGTGGTACAGCTGCTGATATCGAATTATCAACTACTGATGTTGATTATCAAGGTAAACTTTTGGGTGGTAATTACTTGCACTTATTAGCTTTATCAAATGTTGGAGACAAATCAACAGATATTGTTTCAGCATCACTAACAGACGGTACCCATTTCTCCGTTGACTTTGAGCAAATGACTTTAAATCCAAGAAGTGGTAGACAAATGAATGTATACTTTAATCCAACTATAGCGGGTGAGTTTACAGATGTTTTAACGTTAATGGATTCTGATGGAAAAGAGTATGTAATCAATCTAAAAGGTACAGGTCTTAATCCTCCAGCAATTGATCTTGATGTTACTCCCCATGTATATAACTTGAAACATGGCGAATCAACAGAATTTGAGATTACTGTTCACAATACGGATGGTTTGGTAGATTTAGATATCCTTCCTAGACACGCTTCTTGGTTATCTATTGTAGAAGATGAAGCTCAAGTAACCAATGTACCGGAGTTTGATTATACTTGGAGAACAAACCAAAAACAATTACAAGGTTTTGATGACCCTGAAGCACCATCTTTCGAGTGGTATGATATTATCTCAGAGGAAAATAGAATTACACACTTCGAAACGGAAGATGAGCATTGGTGGGAACAATATGATTTGCCATGGCCAGTAAAATTTTATGGCAAAGAATATAATGAAATTTATGTTGCGTTTGCAGGAGTAGTAGCGTTATCTAAGCCACATAACTTGTACGACGGTATCTTTAATACAGACCTTCCTCTAGATGATGGTATCAACAATATCGCTTCTTCTATTTGGATGTTAGGAGCTACTAACCCAACGGATGCATCTGAAATCAAAGGTATTTTCATGCATGCAGACGAAGAGAAAGTTGTGATCACTCACTCAAGATATCAACATAACTTTGCCTTCTTTGGTGGTTTTGTTACATGTCAGACTGTGTTCTTTAGAGACGGTACAGTGAAAATGCAGTACAAAGTGGAAAACCAGAATGGTGTAGACGGATGGTCGAACATGACAACAATTGGTCTTGAAAACGAAGATGGTACTTCAGCAGCTAAAGTTGCTTATGGAGCCGCTATTATCAAAGATCGTTTGGTTGTAGAATATGTACCAGCTCATAAAATGACAATTGCTGCAGGAACATCAAAAACATTGAAATTCAAAGTGGATGCTTCTGAATTAATGGACGGTACTTACAATACCAACCTTACTTTCCAAAATATTACTCCAGGTAAGGAAGAAATTTCTATCCCTGTTCAAGTAAATGTAGAAGGTGAAGTAATATTCGGTGCTGATGATGTTGATTTTGGTGAAGTTGTCGCTGGAGCTGGAGTCACTAACACAGAATACTTCCAATTTAAAAATACAGGCTCTAAAGATGTTACTATCAATAGCTTTAAATTAAATGATGACACACAATCAGTTGTTGAATTGAAAGAGGTAGTGGATGGTTTCTGGGGTCCTGAAACTTATTGGACAGATATTAACATGTTATGGAACTTCCCAATGACAGTTCACCCAGGTGATGCTTTGGAATTCAGAGCAATGTTAACAGCAACAACTTCAGGTAATATCAATGATGTACTAACAGCAGTTGATGTTGATGGAATGGAGCACAACGTAAACATTATTGCTAATGGTTATGAGCCATCGAAATTCTCTTGGGATGGTACAGATAAAGAATTCACTTCTTTAGATCCTCAATACAAAGATGAGTTTATGGTGACTGTTTCTAATGAAGGTGGTAAGTCTATGTTAGATTACACTTTAGAAATTGATTTTAATAGAGACGGTTCTGAGATGGAGGCACCTGAAGGAGGAGACATTATGTCATTTGGTGCGACTTCTTCTACAATGCACAACTTCTCAACAATGTCAGTAGCCAATGAAGACGATTTCCATTCAATACTTAAGTACACTGATGAAGTTGTTCCTACTACAGCTGTAGGTTATGGAGGAGATGCAATGACAATAGCAACTGCATTTGTAGCTCCATCAGAAGGATTTAACTTATCTCATGTGGAAACATTCTACCGTCCATTTGGTAAGGATAACGGAAATATCAAAGTGAATATCTTAGCAGGTGGCTCTATTAATAGTGCAACTGAGGTCTATGAAAATGTTTTCCCAACGGAGACTTTGGGGACAGATTCAGAAGGAGATTATCAAGTATTTGATTTAGGAGAGGAGATTACATTCTTCCCAGGAGAGAAGTTCTTTGTGGTATTTACATATGATCAAGGTGTAGAATATCCTCAAGGTATTGTTGTTGAGGATCCAAATATTTCTTCTACGTTCTATATCTATACGGATGAAGGGTTTGTGGATATAACTACTGATGCATCTTGGTCTGGCTTACGATGGGTGAACAAAGCAATGGCTAAGAACCCGATAAAAGGTACTTGGATAGAAATTGATTCAGAAGGAGGTCAATTGGATCTTAATGCAACTGCATCTTTTAAAGTATCATTGGATGCATCCTATGCTTTTAAAGCAGATAACTTTGCTTCTGTGAAAGCTTATACAAATGATCCATCTCAACCTGAGGTTGAATTCTTAGTAACGCTAAGAAAAAATGCTTCACCATCATTTATCGATCCAGTATCAACTATAGATATGGATGTATTGACTGAGCAAACAATTGAGTTTGAAGCTACAGATAGAGAAGATCATGCTATTGTTTATGGTATTGAGACTTCGTCTGATGCTATAACAGCAGAAGAAGTAGAAGGTAAATACCGTGTGACAATTGCTCCAAAATATTCTGATGGAGAAATGATTAAATTCTATGTAACAGCAACGGATGAGTTAGATGGCATATCAACACATGAAGTGATTGTTAATGTTAATCTTATCAACAGAGCTCCTATGTATATTGGTGAGGAAGTGATGGAAATGAAAGTTGGGGAAAACTTTACATATGCAACAGATGAGTTCTTTATGGATGAAGATGGAGATTTAATGACGTTTGAGATCGCAGCACAAAATCATGGTATTGCAGTAGCAACTATGGCAGGTGAAGATTTCTTTATGGCAGGTATTTCTATTGGAACTACAGAGGTCGCTGTAATGGCAACAGATGCTAATGGTGAGTCAACAATTCAAACTATTGAAGTAAATATTGTTGGTATTGAAGAAGAGGAAGATATTACTTCAATTGACCAAGACGTATTGGTGTCAGAAGTGAAGAACTTCCCTAACCCAGTAATTACTGAGACAACTATCTCATTCCTTCTTAAAGAACAAGGTGATGTGAGTATTGCAATTTACAATATGAATGGTGGTTTAGTTGAAAGACTTAATGCAGGTACATTATCTTCAGGTGTTCAAAATGTAGAATACAATGCGACAAAATTGAATACAGGAATGTATATCTACGCTATTATGGTAGACAATCAGTTTGTTGGTTATAACAAGTTAATTAAGCAATAA
- a CDS encoding recombinase family protein, which produces MAIYTYLRISPVATAKIQQQAKAKGKLFIEKCPVTLPFIERPRAQELLEILGEDDVLNIGDIDKLGDNPVDILQGLEALLKTNATINIQKFDVEEAHANAGVKSVISAIKTLLHMKEYQVQEKTVEGIARAKAEGKYKGGKKGRKMNFERWSERNKDVIEALQSGLTTKEISELTGVGKTQVSRVRKRLREFNAEQQQEALEIQNTSAADNNTIEVNEAEMASI; this is translated from the coding sequence ATGGCAATTTATACATATCTTCGTATTTCACCCGTTGCAACTGCAAAAATCCAACAACAAGCAAAGGCTAAGGGAAAACTTTTTATTGAAAAATGCCCTGTTACTCTTCCTTTTATAGAGCGTCCTAGAGCACAAGAATTATTAGAAATTCTTGGTGAAGATGATGTTTTAAACATTGGTGATATCGATAAACTAGGAGATAACCCTGTAGATATACTTCAAGGCTTGGAGGCACTTTTAAAAACTAATGCTACTATTAATATTCAAAAATTTGATGTAGAAGAAGCACATGCTAATGCAGGTGTGAAAAGTGTCATTAGTGCAATAAAGACGTTATTGCATATGAAAGAATATCAAGTTCAGGAAAAAACTGTAGAGGGTATTGCAAGAGCAAAAGCAGAAGGTAAGTACAAAGGAGGGAAGAAAGGACGTAAGATGAATTTTGAACGTTGGTCGGAGAGAAACAAAGATGTAATCGAAGCTTTACAGTCAGGTTTAACTACTAAAGAAATATCAGAACTTACGGGTGTGGGTAAAACTCAAGTGTCTAGAGTTCGAAAAAGACTGAGAGAGTTTAATGCAGAACAACAACAAGAAGCTCTTGAAATTCAAAATACATCTGCTGCTGATAATAATACTATTGAAGTTAATGAAGCTGAAATGGCTTCTATTTAA
- a CDS encoding Crp/Fnr family transcriptional regulator: MNTKVDCISCTNSNCIIKQNAMGEEAAPFLEKKLSLKAKKGQPFILEGAPVHGLYFVQQGKVKVGKTGINGKEQIVRLCHDGEIIGHRGFGVGQFYHISAVAIEDVVLCNFSTDTIMEMLKKVPSLCYAMMLFYADELNRSENKVKKIAQMTVREKVIDAILYINRKFGQTKNLLNIQLSRKEIADFAGTTDEQVIRVISSLKKEKILIAEGKKIGIINLEKLKREIAEHNFFLDS; this comes from the coding sequence ATGAATACTAAAGTTGACTGTATCTCTTGCACAAACTCTAATTGCATTATAAAACAAAACGCAATGGGAGAGGAAGCTGCTCCATTTTTAGAAAAAAAATTAAGCCTCAAAGCTAAGAAAGGTCAACCTTTCATCTTAGAAGGAGCACCTGTTCATGGGTTGTATTTTGTACAGCAAGGAAAAGTGAAAGTGGGAAAAACAGGAATAAATGGAAAAGAGCAAATTGTACGTCTTTGTCATGATGGAGAAATTATTGGTCACAGAGGCTTTGGAGTAGGTCAGTTTTATCATATTAGTGCGGTAGCTATAGAAGATGTGGTATTGTGTAATTTTTCTACAGATACCATTATGGAAATGCTGAAGAAAGTACCTTCCCTTTGTTATGCCATGATGTTATTTTATGCGGATGAGCTTAATCGATCTGAAAATAAAGTAAAGAAGATCGCTCAGATGACAGTAAGGGAGAAGGTTATTGATGCTATTTTGTATATCAATAGAAAATTTGGGCAAACAAAAAACTTATTAAACATCCAATTATCACGAAAGGAGATTGCCGACTTTGCAGGTACAACCGATGAGCAAGTGATTCGTGTAATTTCATCTCTTAAGAAAGAGAAAATTTTGATCGCTGAAGGGAAGAAAATAGGCATCATCAATTTAGAAAAATTGAAAAGAGAAATTGCTGAACATAACTTTTTCCTAGATAGTTAG
- a CDS encoding MFS transporter, with the protein MKSITSTEKATRINLLDFSSIQMRTFHLSWIAFFLCFFGWFSHAPLLHSTIGPDLDLTKDQKTLAFIASVGVTIFARLGIGNLCDKIGPRKSYVYLLVFGAFAVAGSSFATTWETYLLSRLAIGVIGASFVITQYHTSVMFAPNVIGIANATTAGWGNLGGGVTNATMPLIASGVVAFGLAEANESWRIAMWIPAAIMLFVAFLYWKYTTDCPKGNYEDLPNERPQAKKGEKSLFLSAVNDRRVWILFLMYAGCFGMELFVTGKASTYYQTKFSLSQEAAGVVVLFFGAMNLFARSTGGWIADKFAKNSGLNGRVKILVYVVVAEGIALLLFSQMDVLGFAIASMVFFSLFVQMAEGATYSVVPFINRKALGAVSGIVGAGGNVGAVLYAQYLLRSGSSLQDAFFAFGFVVAAVGFLGLLVKFSPEDEAAAVAEQKKLEEFEAKLRAEEKERNSYNDNDGAPQVAI; encoded by the coding sequence ATGAAGTCAATCACATCAACAGAAAAGGCTACAAGAATTAACTTGTTAGACTTTAGCAGCATTCAAATGCGAACTTTTCACCTAAGCTGGATCGCATTCTTTTTATGTTTCTTCGGATGGTTCTCACATGCACCATTACTACATTCAACAATTGGTCCTGACTTGGACTTAACAAAAGATCAAAAAACACTTGCATTTATTGCTTCAGTTGGTGTTACGATTTTTGCTCGTTTGGGAATTGGTAACCTTTGTGATAAAATCGGTCCAAGAAAAAGTTATGTTTACCTATTAGTATTTGGTGCATTTGCAGTAGCAGGTTCATCTTTTGCAACTACTTGGGAAACGTATTTATTATCTCGTTTAGCTATTGGTGTAATTGGAGCCTCATTCGTTATTACACAGTACCATACTTCGGTAATGTTTGCTCCTAATGTAATTGGTATCGCCAATGCTACTACAGCAGGTTGGGGTAACTTAGGTGGTGGTGTTACAAACGCTACTATGCCATTAATTGCTTCTGGTGTTGTTGCTTTTGGTTTAGCCGAAGCGAATGAGTCTTGGAGAATTGCGATGTGGATTCCAGCTGCAATTATGTTATTCGTTGCTTTCTTATACTGGAAATATACGACTGATTGCCCTAAAGGAAATTATGAAGATCTTCCAAACGAAAGACCACAAGCAAAGAAAGGAGAGAAGAGTTTATTCTTATCTGCAGTGAATGATAGAAGAGTTTGGATCTTATTCTTGATGTATGCAGGATGTTTCGGTATGGAACTTTTTGTAACAGGTAAAGCCTCTACGTATTATCAAACAAAATTTAGTTTAAGTCAGGAAGCAGCAGGTGTGGTAGTATTGTTCTTCGGAGCAATGAACTTGTTTGCTCGTTCAACAGGTGGTTGGATTGCTGATAAATTCGCTAAGAACTCCGGTCTAAATGGTCGTGTAAAAATATTAGTATATGTTGTGGTTGCAGAGGGTATTGCCCTTCTATTGTTCTCACAAATGGACGTATTAGGATTTGCCATTGCAAGTATGGTATTCTTCTCTCTATTCGTTCAAATGGCGGAAGGAGCAACTTACTCTGTAGTTCCATTTATTAATAGAAAAGCTTTAGGAGCTGTATCTGGTATTGTAGGTGCAGGTGGTAATGTAGGTGCAGTATTATATGCTCAGTACTTACTTAGAAGCGGATCTTCATTACAAGATGCATTCTTCGCCTTTGGTTTCGTTGTCGCAGCAGTAGGCTTCTTAGGTTTATTAGTGAAGTTCTCTCCAGAGGACGAAGCTGCTGCAGTTGCAGAACAAAAGAAATTAGAAGAATTCGAAGCTAAATTAAGAGCTGAAGAAAAAGAAAGAAATAGTTACAATGATAACGACGGAGCTCCTCAGGTAGCTATCTAG